GATATTGGCCCGAAGACTCCTGAGGGTGTCTGGCGCATATGTCTGCACGTTGAAGAACGGCACGATGACGGAGAGCTTAACCACGCGCATGACGTTAGGGCAGATCACGGCACGGATCTTGTCCCCGATGGGTAGGGAAGGTGAACGGCGGCGGTCGAGGCGGTGAACCGGCTCTCCGGGCGCCCCGGGGGCCCGATCGGAGCAGGGGGGATTCCTCTCCGCCCCACGGCAGGTGAAGGGTGAGTGGAATAGAGGTGAACCGCCCCCGGCGGAATTCCTTTTCGCGGTTCCGGGCCGCCCTATCGCCAATAGTCGGCTCGCTGTTAACCATCTGTTGCCGTCGCGTTGGGCCGCGGATCGGAATGCCTTCCTAACTTCTAGGACGTGCCCCCACGTACCAGCAATGCGGCCGATCCGGCCCCGACCCCCGCCGAGCCCCGCCCGGCGCTGCGGGTCGCCGTCCTCGCCGACTCCGACACCCGGTGGAAATGGGGCGCGCTCACCGCGCGCCGCCTGACCGCCGAGGCCGACGGAGGCGGACGGGGCGCGCGCCCCGTCGAGGTCAGCGGGCTGCTGCTGCGCGGCCGGGCCACCCCGACACCCCGCCAGCTCGCGGAGGTCGGCGAGGTCGGGATCGACGCGGACCAGGTCCGTGAGGTCACCGCGGTCGAGTTCCTGCACACCGTGCGCGACGAGGGGTACGACGTCGTCGTCCTCGCCCTCGTCGGCGGCGGCGTCCAGGCGATGCTGCACGGACTGGCCGCACTGAACCTCACCCGCCGGCCCGTCGTCGTCACCGGATACGTCGGTGTCGTCTACGAGAAGCTGGCCGACGGCCTCCTGCTGCGCCACGGCGCCGACGTCGTCCTCGCCAACTCGGCCCATGACGCGGAGCGGTTCCGCGCGGTGTACGAGGGAGTGGGCGCCGACGCCTCGGCCGTCACCGAGGCCGCGCTGCCCTTCCTCGGCGGAGCCCCGTACACCCCCGAAGAGGGCCGCGACACCGTCGTGTTCGCCGCCCAGCCCTCCGTACCGGCCTCCCGCGCCGACCGTGCGTACCTCCTCCGCCGGCTCGTGGAGCACGCCCGGCTCCACCCGCGCCGCGAGGTGCTGCTCAAGCTGCGCTCCAAGCCCGGCGAGCACACCACGCACATCGAGGAACTCCCGTACCAGAAGCTCGCGCAGAAGGTGCCCGGCGGGCTGCCGCCCAACTTCCGCCTGGTGTACGGGCACATGGGCGAGGTGCTGGACCGCGCCGACCTCTTGGTCACCGTCTCCTCGACCGCCGCCCTGGAGTCCCTGCACCGCCGCGTCCCGACCGCGATCCTCACCGACCTCGGCGTACGCGAACCCCTCGGCAACCACCACTTCGTCGGCTCCGGGCTGCTCACCTCCTGGGACCGGCTGGACGGCGGGTTCCGCCCGCGCCCCGACGCTGAGTGGCTGGCCGGCCAGGGCGTCGCCGCCGACGGCTCGTACTCCGCCGCCTACGACACCGCCCGGGCCAAGGTCACCGCCCTGCTGGCGGAGGGCCAACTCCCGCCCCTGGCGCCCTACTACACCCCGGCCACCGCCCCCGGCTACCTCCCCGGCATCCTCGCCCGCCACCACCTGGCCCCCGACGGCACGCCGCTGCCCGGTGCCGCGGCGCCGCAGGAGACCGGCCGGGTGCGGGGCGCGGTGCGGGAGACCGTACGCAACGCGGCGCGCGGCGCCTACCGGCACGGCGTCCAGCGCGTCGCCCCGGTGATCCGCCGGATGGGAGAGCTGTGACCACACCCGGCAGCCCCCGAGACACCGCGCCCACCGGGCCGGACGCGACCACCCCACCAGGAGCCACCATGCCCCCGACCGTGCTCGCCGTGATCCCCGCCCGCGGCGGATCCAAGGGCGTCCCCGCCAAGAACCTCGCCGAGGTCGGCGGCATCCCGCTGGTGGCCCGCGCGGTCCGTGCGGCACTCGGCGCCCCCGAGGTCACCGACGTCGTCGTCACCACCGACGACGGGACCATCGCCGAGGCCGCCCGCACCGCCGCCGCCCACCTCGGCGCCGCCCACCGGCTGCACTGCGTGGAGCGCCCCGCCGCCATCGCGGGCGACACCGCCACCAGCGAGGCCGCCGTGCTGCACGCCCTGGACGTCTACGAGGCCGAGCGCGCCCGCAT
This DNA window, taken from Streptomyces griseus subsp. griseus, encodes the following:
- a CDS encoding DUF6716 putative glycosyltransferase, which translates into the protein MPPRTSNAADPAPTPAEPRPALRVAVLADSDTRWKWGALTARRLTAEADGGGRGARPVEVSGLLLRGRATPTPRQLAEVGEVGIDADQVREVTAVEFLHTVRDEGYDVVVLALVGGGVQAMLHGLAALNLTRRPVVVTGYVGVVYEKLADGLLLRHGADVVLANSAHDAERFRAVYEGVGADASAVTEAALPFLGGAPYTPEEGRDTVVFAAQPSVPASRADRAYLLRRLVEHARLHPRREVLLKLRSKPGEHTTHIEELPYQKLAQKVPGGLPPNFRLVYGHMGEVLDRADLLVTVSSTAALESLHRRVPTAILTDLGVREPLGNHHFVGSGLLTSWDRLDGGFRPRPDAEWLAGQGVAADGSYSAAYDTARAKVTALLAEGQLPPLAPYYTPATAPGYLPGILARHHLAPDGTPLPGAAAPQETGRVRGAVRETVRNAARGAYRHGVQRVAPVIRRMGEL